A window of Triplophysa dalaica isolate WHDGS20190420 chromosome 7, ASM1584641v1, whole genome shotgun sequence contains these coding sequences:
- the LOC130426440 gene encoding uncharacterized protein LOC130426440: MAEKTVLSHPLILYASHQVGVILHNMQTQHMTAQRRSGYEATLLATKNLSIQTTANINPALLGILGMVDMADFNVEHDCIFELTTSYSSRFDLLESPLEGGEHIYVDGSCSKPSDGVYLCGYAVVSESGEVKEAFALDFNSAAELIALIQACELMTGKRVTIHTDSRYAWSVLHHYARMWEARSFKTADGNPNAHANLIGQVTEAVQLPLEVAIVKVKGHASGEDEQTIGNRRADEAAKAAAQAQIKSPFHPKNESKVAMTVHITNVSGIDIKLLQSQTTQGDLEHWRKNVCTPDKEGIIRDGQGRIALPKLGLIILIRHYHGLSHTSCAKVVQAINQLYCIADVHRTAKLVLDACFTSAQVNPHKSAKHNALTHPEAPFQHLQIDFTYMSQ, encoded by the coding sequence atggctgagaaaactgtgctgtcacaccctttaatattatatgcatcccatcaggtaggtgtaattttacacaacatgcaaacacaacacatgacagcgcaacgacgctcaggttacgaggctactctgctggcaacaaaaaatcttagcattcaaactacagcaaacattaatcctgctttgctgggtattttgggtatggtagacatggcagattttaatgttgaacatgattgcatctttgaactgaccacctcttactcttctaggttcgatctgttggaatcgcccctagaggggggagaacacatttatgttgatggttcttgttcaaagccatctgacggggtctacctctgtggctatgctgtggtttccgagtcaggagaggtaaaagaagcttttgctctagatttCAATTCagctgcagagttgatagcattaatacaggcctgtgagctgatgacaggaaagagagtaacaattcaCACCGATTCTCGGTATGCCtggagtgttcttcaccattatgccagaatgtgggaagcgagaagttttaaaactgctgatggaaatCCAAATGCACATGCAAATTTGATAGGACAGgtaactgaagcagttcagcttccgctcgaagtggccatagtaaaggtcaagggtcacgcttcgggggaggatgaacagactataggcaacagaagggctgatgaagccgcaaaggcagcagcccaagctcagattaaatcaccatttcatcccaaaaatgaatcaaaggtagcaatgacggtgcacataacgaatgtatcgggcattgatatcaaattgctgcaaagtcaaacaacacagggagacttagagcattggagaaaaaatgtttgcactcctgataaggaagggattataagagatggacagggtagaatagcactaccgaaattagggttaattatcctaataagacattaccatgggttatctcacaccagttgtgcaaaagtagttcaagcaattaatcaattgtactgtatagccgatgttcatagaacagcaaagcttgttttggatgcatgctttacaagtgctcaggtaaatccgcacaaatcagctaagcacaatgcattgacacatccggaagctccttttcaacatttacaaattgattttacgtACATGAGCCAatag